The Paenibacillus sp. FSL H7-0357 nucleotide sequence GAAATTCGGGTTTCTTTGATCAGTTGCTTATTGGTTTCATCGATGCAAACAACCGGACGCTTGGGATCATAGGGACGCTGATAGACATCCAGTACATCCTCCATTTTGGCTACAAATTCTGCACTGGCTTCTGGAATGCACCATTCCTTGACGAGCCACGGTTTAATCTCGTTTTTTTCATAAATTCGCAAACGGTGCTGTCGGTTATATATTCGACCACCTCCAGCCGAATGAGTTCATCCGCGATGGCTTTGTATCGTCCAGCGCGAACGCCCATCCGGTGGCGCGGAGCAGGCGATGGCACAAATTCTCGCTTCGATCTCACCCGTTACCTTACGATGATGGTTTTCTTGTTTCTTTCTGCCTAACTCAAATATTAAGCCCCAGGTTATGCCTGGGAGAACTGAACAGGAAGTACCGTGAGGCATGATGAAAGAAAGTCCCCGTTTGCTATACTGAGAAATGGTTTCGCCAGCCAAATTCTCAAGCAAAGGGGGACGCTACCCATGGGTGGTAGCAGTCTAGCCCACACCCGGTGGGATTGTAGTTGTCCTATCATATTCATCCCAAAATTTCGTCGAAAAGTCTTCTTCAAGGAGATCAGGAAAGAAGTTGGGGAAATTCTAAGGACGTTATGTGAGTACAAGAACGTAGAACTGGTAAAAGGGAGCATCAGTGCGGATCATGTGCATATGTACGTGAAGATACCACCGAAATTGAGCGTATCCGAATTTATGGGATATCTCAAAGGCAAAGCGCACTGATGGTGTTTGATCGCTTTCCAGGAATGAAGCAAGGGAGCGGCAGACACCTGTGGGCAAGAGGATATTTTGATCAAGCCACCCGTTGAACGGGTGGTTCTGTGACTTGGAGGGAGGAAATCCCGATGAAAGCAAAACGAAAATGGCTGGTATTGCTGGAACGCTGGTGCTGCTGGGTTTGCTGTGCTTCTGCGTGGCAGCGTATGCTGCTCCGTCCGGAGATGTGTCCGGAGCCATTGAAAGCACCTGGAACGATGCCTCGGCCCAGATCAAATCCGTCGTCAATAAAGTGGTGTTTCCGGCCATCGACCTGATCCTGGCGGTGTTTTTCTTCGTCAAGCTGGGGACGGACTATTTTGATTACCGGAAGCACGGACAGTTTGAGTGGGCGGCGCCCGCTATCCTGTTCGCCTGCCTCGTGTTTATGCTGACGGCGCCTCTGTACATTTGGGGGATTTTGGGGATGTAGCAAAAAATAGATCGAATTCTTATAGTCAAGGATTCGGTCTGTTTTAATTAGGATTTCAAATCCGTATTATGCTCATAGTCTCATATGTTTTCTTCAAGCCATGCATGAACTATCTTTACATCCTCTTTTTGCATAAAAGGATGATCACTATTTTGAGAGATTTCCAACTTGCAATCATGTGATTTCGCAAAGTCCTTAACAATTTCCAGAGATTGCATACTGTCTTTTCTGCCGTAAAGGATTGAAGTTGGAATATTCCATTTTTTAACCGGATGTTCCTTTACAAACTTATAATAATCCCAACGCAGCAAATCAACAGAGGTTACAATCTCTTTTTGTATGCGTAGTTGTTCTTCTGTCACATCAAACCAATTAAACATCTGTTTAATTAGATATTCCATGTTTAATACAGGTGATTGGAACAGACAATTGACAAAATTACTATTTGTGTAAGCATTCAAACTGAAATACGCTCCCAAACTGCACCCAAACAAAGAAACATGATCCCAATTTGAAAAGGCATAGTCTCCAATTAGAGTAAGGTCATTAATGCCATTCCAAATGTCACAACGATAACTACTGTCCTTTCGTTCCCCGTGTTCAGGCAAATCGAAACTTAGCGTTTGATATCCTTTTTTCACAGCGATTTCAGCAAAATCTCTAGCATGTTCTTTGCATGACATTTTGCCATGAACATGGACATATACCTTGTCTGATCTATCACCCCAAATAATGGATGGGATGTTGCCAATTTTTATATTTTGAATTTTCATAGATACCTCCGACTGTTGAGGCATTACCCTCCATAGATTTCTGATTGTTAAGTTGCATGATCTTTTTAATTCTCCTTTCTCGACCTTTTATTTAAAAGAAATAAGCCGCAAATATAAACAGACTAGTGCTCTATCCGGCTAGTAATTAAAGAATAGTTGGATATAAGCGTTTCAACTTGATTCTCGCGTCTTGAGTGGTGAACTGCCAGTTTACTTTCGAGCCTGCTGCGTTGCGTTGCTGTGTCCAAGTACTTACTTGTTTTTTGAAACTTTCCATATCAGGAAGTGGTTTTTCCAGGGCCTGCCGCGACATAATGCCAATTTCAATTTCCGCCATGTCCAGCCAGCTCTCATGTTTTGGCGTATGATGCCATTCAAACCGATTCGCAATACGGTGAGCTTCCTCCGGTGAAAATGCCTTATAGAGCGAGGCAGTCGAATGTGTATTGAGATTGTCGGTGATCAGGACCACTTTCTTGGCATGCGGGTATAGGACATCCGATGTATACTTGAGCACCTGGGCGAAATCTACAGCTGTCCGGGTTGTGGTGACGATGGTTTCACGTTTGCCCGCAAGCGGTTCAAAGATCTTAAAGACATCGGCAACGCCGTTACGCTCATACTCCGAATCCACTTTTTCAGGCTGACCCGACGCACAGGAAATTCGGGTTTCTTTGATCAGTTGCTTATTGGTTTCATCGATGCAAACAACCGGACGCTTGGGATCATAGGGACGCTGATAGACATCCAGTACATCCTCCATTTTGGCTACAAATTCTGCACTGGCTTCTGGAATGCACCATTCCTTGACGAGCCACGGTTTAATCTCGTTTTTTTCATAAATTCGCAAACGGTGCTGTCGGTTATATATTCGACCACCTCCAGCCGAATGAGTTCATCCGCGATGGCTTTATATCGTCCAGCGCGAACGCCCATCCGGTGGCGCGGAGCAGGCGATGGCACAAATTCTCGCTTCGATCTCACCCGTTACCTTACGATGATGGTTTTCTTGTTTCTTTCTGCCTAACTCAGCTTCCAGTCCCTCAAATACAAAGCGTTTCGCTATACGTGGTATGTGTCTCGCTGTATGCACTTTGAATGCGATTATACGTCCACTCTGTGTTTTCCGGGCGTTGGTCCAGCTTCAGCAAAATTTGCGCATGCTTGATGCGGTAGCCTTTTCCACCTTTCTGTACGAGTTTCTGCAAGTCATCGCGCTCTTCCTCTGTCAGTGTAACGATATATCGCGGCATCGGTATAACCTCCGCTTATGTTTGGATAATTATACCACCAACACGCAGAACTCTCACTACATTTTTCCGCCGGATGGAGCACTAGTATATTTATTTGATTTTCGAAAAATCAACTTTATAAGTTACTGAAAACTCTTTCCCAGCATAAAGATAAATTAATTCTGCTGGCTTACTGAAATCAATTTTGTTGATATCAAAATCTGCAATTAATAATTTTTTATAAGCTGGTGAATCAGGCCAAGAAGAGGTATGATCTGCCGATTCGTTTAATCCAACAATTTCTAGTGGCTGATAAATTTTCGAACCCTGTTTTAAAACAATGTTGAGGGAGTTTGCAAAATCAATGTCATCACCAAATGCTATAACTCTAAATGATAGCACATCAATCTGTGCAAACATCTTTGTAATATCTTTTGCATCTGCTAAAGTAAATTCTTTGTATTCATCAGCAGCAAAATAGGCCTCACTCGCAATCAAAGAATACGGAGTGACAAGTGTTGTCACTGGTTGCAAGAATTTCATTTTATCATCATAGAATAGGGAAGGATTGACTCTTAGAATACTTAAAGTATGTCTCTTTACCCCCTAATCCAATTTTTATTGCATTTTTCATCTGTTGGTCGGATAGGTTGAAAATATTCCCTTTTATTGTTTTGCTAGACAACCTTTGAGTTGTTGTAACCTCTGTCTTTTTTAGAACTAGAGGTTGGCTCAGCAAACACCACAGAAGAGCATAGTAGAGAGGTCGCCAAAAATACAGTTGCAATTTTCTTCAAGTTAAAAACACCTCATTTTATGTAATGATTCCATATTACACCAATTATAGGTATATAGTTTCGGCACAATCTAAAGATCAGTGTTGATTTTTTCAAGCAGATAAGCGATGCCGATTGCATTCGACTAAAATTCCAGCTATGTACCGTACTTGCATGCGCTCTACCTTACAATCATTCTTTTAGAAATCGGATGGTCCTCCTTCAGCTCCAACAGATCCCAAAGATTTCCGTATAAATCCTTAAAGACAGCAACTGTCCCGTACGATTGTTCTTGCGGCTCCCTTACAAATTCAATCCCCTTTGCATTCATTTCCTGATAATCTCTCCAAAAATCATCCGTGTTCAAAAACAGAAACACCCTGCCTCCAGCCTGGTTGCCGATAAACGGTTCTTGTTCAGATTTGGATGCTCTCGCGAGCAATATCGTTGTCCCGGTTGAACCAGGCGGGGAAATAACAACCCATCGTTTGTCTTGTTCAGGCTGATAGGTATCCTCAATGACTGTAAAATTCAGTTTTTCTGTATAAAATGTAATGGCTTCATCGTAGTCTTTGACGACTAAAGCGATATGTACAATGGATTGAATCATTTAATACACTCCCTTTGAATTAGATAAACGGCTCAAGCTGAACCTGCAGTCTGGACATGGCTTCTTCCTTCTCCCGGCTCGTAATATGCGTATAGACCGTCGTAGTCTGGATGGACGAATGTCCCAGCAGCTCCTGCACGGTACGCAAATCCGCCCCTTTGCGCAGCAGCATCGTGGCAAAAGAGTGCCGCAGCTTATGGCTGGAGTACGGCCGGCGGTGAACTGTCGGCACTTCCCGCTGAAAACGGCTAAAGGTATCTGCGGCTATGCCCTGTATTCCCCGTATCGATAGTCTGCGTCCTTTTTGAGAAATAAACATTGCTTCCTCTTTGCTAAGCCAAGGGGTGAGACGTTCGTTCAAGGCTTGCTGCAGAAAAGGGGCGACAGCCTCCGGCACCGGTACATTGCGCCATTTGCGTCCTTTGCCAAATACACGCAGTGTAAGCCGTTCCGCATTATAATCACTCAAATTAAGCGTATGGACTTCCCCCACCCGTAGCCCCATATAAGACATCAGTAAGAAAACGGCCAAATTTCGGCTACGGTATTTGCCTTCTACTGCAGACAAAAACCGCTGCAGATCCACTTCATCCAGATAGACCGGCTCACGGTTTTTTTCGGTTTTGGATTTTTTGATCCCGGCTGCCGGATTGGTTGTCAGCATTTCCAGCTCGATGAGTGCCTTAAACAAGCAATTTACCGAGGCATGCTTGCGGTTACGCGTCGCATCACTTACCCCGCGTTCGCGGACCGAGGTCAGATAGGACACTACCTGAAGCTTTTTAACGGATTCCAGACTTCTGCCATTCAGACTCCCAAGAAACTCCCGCACATCGGCTAGATAGGATTTCTGCGTGTACGCCGTAAATCCGGCATCTTTCATCCAGATCAGAAAAGCCTCAAGCTCTTCTTCATAGTCAGTCCCCAGTTCGTTCATGTAGGTCCTCCTCCCCATGATTTCGACAACCTATTGTACCACAGAATTTAATACACCTTTATTTGTATTTCTCCACTTAACTGCATGTTTCTCTACCGTCAGCAAAAATTCATGAAGGGCTGGCGATTTCCATTTTTTTTGATGGTAGACAGTCTGCGTTGCGACCCGCTGCGATTCATCATTCCAGTTGAGCCGGGCCAGCTTGCCGTCTGCTAGTTCGCTTCTCACCGAAATCAGCGGAAGGAAAGAAATGCCGAGGCCGGACATTACACACTGCTTGATCGCCTCGATACTCCAAAATTCCAGCTTGGGATCGGGAAACACTCCTTGGCTGTTCAAATGACGCTCAAACAAGATCCGGTAGGTACAACCTGTCTCTGTAAAGAGGATAGTTTCATTCTTAAGGTGCTGCGGCTCGACACTCTCCTGCTGTAGCAAAGGATGATCCGGCGGTGCAATGAGTGTCATCTCTTCATGAATCAATGTTTCACTGCACAAGTCTTTAAACTCCGCCTCCGGCTGCAGCAGAAAGGCCAAATCCAGCTCACCGGAGCGGACGGATTCAGCCAGCTCCCAGCAAACGCCTGGCTTCAGTGTAATTTGAACCTGCGGATATTGTCCTCGGAATTCCTTAATGATGCCCGGCAGTCGAAAAGCAGCCAGCGATTCCGGCGCACCAATCCGCAGGACTCCCGATACCTCATTCTCTGCACTCAGGGCATTCTGGGCCAGCGAATGCATCCGGTGAATTTCCTGCGCATAAGGCAGCAGACGGCGGCCGGCATCGGTCAGGATGATTTTTTTGCTGATGCGGTCAAACAAAGGCTGGCCCAGCTCTGCCTCCAGCGCTTGAATCTGCGCAGTAATACTGGACTGGGCATAGTCCAGCTTTTGAGCAGCACGGGTAAAACTGCCTACCTCAACAACGACTAGAAACGTAAATAAATGCCGCGATTCCATATGCCTATCATCAACCTTCCCCGGAGAATGTATCATCGGTTTTTCAAATGGATAACATTCAAACTTTCCGTTTTTCCTATGGATACATTATCTGATACTCTATAACTAAATACAAGGTAAAAGGAAAGCGGGATCTTATTAATGAAGGAAACTCCTACACTGCAACGAAACATCGGTATGCCGCAAGCTATCGCTCTATACATTGGAGCCGTGCTAGGTTCAGGTGTATTAATCGTACCCGGACTAGCCGCGGAAATGGCCGGTCCGGCCTCCCTGTTGGCCTGGGGATTCATGACCCTAATGATATTGCCTCTGGCTTTGTCGATGGGTCTCCTCTCCGCTAAATTCCCAAATGCCGGAGGTGTGTCCCATTTCGTCACCTTGGCCTTCGGCCCCAAGGCCGGAGCATTGGTGGGCTGGTTCTTCCTGATGTCAGTGCCCATTGGCGGACCTGTGGCTGCGCTGACGGGAGCCGGGTATATGACGGCCGCCATGGGCTGGGGGGACGGAGCCCGAATCGCTATCGCCGCCGTGATGCTGGCCATTGGCCTGATCACGAACTGGATGGGTATGCAGGTTGCAGGCAAAGTACAAATTGCCGTCGTTATCGCAATCATTACTGTGCTGGTGTTCTCGTTTGCCACCGCACTCCCCCGCATGGAAAGCACGCATTTCACGCCTTTTGTTCCCCATGGCTGGTTAAGCATCGGGCAGGCGGCAGCTATTCTCTTTTGGTGTTTCATCGGCTGGGAGGCAGTCTCCCATCTTTCAGAAGAGTTCAAGGACCCGCAGCGTGCAGCTGTTAAGGGGGTCACCATTGCCGCTATTATCGTAGGGGTGCTCTATTTCTTATCCGCGCTGGCTACAGTTGGAACCCAAAGCTACCTCCGTGGAGGCGCTGATTCCTCGCTTGTCTGGATCATCAGCCAGCCGCTTGGCGCATGGGGCGGCTTCATCGCCGGGCTTACCGGCCTGTTCATCTGCACCGCGACGATTATCGCCTACTCCAGCGCTGCATCACGGGTGGCCTTTGCCTTGTCCCGTCAGGGCTATGCTCCTAAGTGGATGGGACGCCTGTCCAGCCGGTACAAGACGCCCACTGGGGCTATTGGTTTCTTGTTGCTTTGTTTTGCTGCAGTACTGCTCCTCTACGGCAGTGGTCTGCTCTCCATCACCACACTGATCCAGTTTCCCAATGCTACTTTTATCCTGACATACATTGGAGGCTGTGCGGCCGGCATTCGGCTGCTCAAAGGCAACAGGCTTGGAATAACGATCAGCTGGATATCTTTTATTGCAACACTGGCGGTGTTTCCGTTTACCGGATGGGCAATACTGTATCCGCTGCTGATTACGATCGTCTTTATCGTCGTCACCGTTTTGGGCAATAACCGCAGGTCCGGCAGCGGTTACTCTCAGACACTGGAACATCGTTAGTCGGCGAGCTGGCCCCTTAAATAGAGCAGGCCGCACCCTCTCTGCTAGGCAAGGAGGATGCGGCATGTTTTCTTTTGAAAGAACATCTATTAGTCTTGTACTACCCGGATAGTTCTACTCGTTCCACTTGAGGGGAATCCGTAATTCAAACTGCTGCACGTTATCCAAATAACGGAAAGGATGAGCAACAATTTGGAGTTTATCACTCTTTTTAAGCGGTGGGAAGGTCAACTGGAACGTAAGCGAATCTCTGCTGATCCGGACTGGCTGTCCTCTGGAAGATTTAATTTCCCCTTCTTCATTCTCAATGGTAAGCCAGGTATCCTGACTGTCCGGTTGACTCGCTTCATACGTGACGACCGTCTGCTTCTCTTCATATTGAATATTAGTGATCGTTACCTTTCCACCGTGATTGCCATGAAGAACCAAGGGATATACGCCATTAAGCTGCTTACGCTCCTCCGTCTGTACAATGTCTTCATTATGGACCGGCTCTGTGAGTTTTAAAGTCACATATTCCGGTTTAGGATTCAGCTCTGTAAACGGGGAAAAGTTAAAATAAAAATAATCTGGCGTTGCCCCGTCACCGCCCTGATCACCGTACATTGTGCCTATATCATCCTCAAGTTTAGCGTTGAATTGGTAATAGGGATTCTGTTTTTTGACCACAACCTGTGACATTACCGGTCCGAGGGTCAATTTCTGGACGGTGTATTCTTCTTTGCCATAAGTGAAACCTATACCTTCAGGGTATATTATTTGTGTCATCTCTTTACTCTTCTTTTTGTCTAATAGGAGTGTAATATCCCAATTTCCTCTTGTAGTGCCGATGCAATCAACAGCCATCTTAAGTTTCAGCTGTTCCGGCAGGTCCTCGTTCCCAAAATTCAGCCGAGTAGTCCCGACAAACGTATGCTCACCGGTAATTGTAAAGTCTTGGGTATAAATGGATGAAGGATTTATTCCAGCAAAGCTGAGCTCGTAATATACGGCGGCTTGTTCCTGTGTGAGCTTAGGTGAGGATTCAGGAAATTCCACTTCATAATTCAGCACCAGCTGAATCCCGTCATAATAAATATTAACTACCTTAAATACAATCCCGTGATCCTCTGTCGATACATTGATTGATTCTGTCAGGTTGTGAGCGTCAATCCGACTCAGGTCGGTGGTATCTACACCTTTATCATAAAGACACTCCAGAAATGGAATGCTGCGCAGCGCCTCAGCCACTTTCGGGGATATAAATCCCGCTCCTATCACTAAACCAGAAGCTACTATTAGGGCTGCCCCGATCCCTATACTCCATTTGAGGAAAGGTGAAAAAGCCCGTTGTCCCACAGAAGCTCCTGCTATACCGGCATTATGGCGATCCCAGATATCTTCGAACTGGATGGAGGGCTTGTTCGCCTGCAGCAGCTGTGTGGCCTCCTGCTGTAAACCAGCGGACACATTTCCAGGGTCCTCATCCTCACGGGAATTATAAAATCTCATTTCAGCCCCTCCTTTAAGGTATGCAGCTCAGGCTCCAGTTCGCAGTATTGCCTCAGTTTCTCCAGCGCGGCATGCAGCCTTGATTTGCAGGTTCCCAGTGGTATGCCTAATACTGAGGCGGTTTCCGGCAGTGGAAGTGCGGCATAATAATGAAGGGTAACGACTTCACGCTGTTTCTGGGACAAGCGGCTTACCGCCGCCCACAGCAGCTGGTCACTTTCACTCTGCAGGGCAATGCTTTCAGCAGAATCATCCGCTGCATCTAACGACGGCGTTCCGGCGAATAGCTGCGACCAGGTTTTCTTACGCAGCATCGTACGTGCTATATTGACTGTTATGCGATACAGCCAAGGCCGCAGCGGCTTTGACGAGTGGTACAGATGACGCTTGGCAAAAGCACGCAAAAACGTCTCCTGAGTAATATCATCCGCCAGTGCCCGCTGTTTGGTAATCATAAGCGCAATGCCATAGACGTATGCGGAATGCTCTTCGAACATTTCCCTGGCCTGCTGTTCAGTAATCGGATAGTCTTTCAATCGTTCTTCCTCCCCGGTTAGTCAATGAATATACGCTTTATCCCTAGCAAACCGTTCGCTTTTGGGCTAAATTTTTTAGGGAGGTTAACGGGGGCTGCAACGCGTTTCGTTTCAGGAAGGTCGCATACGGTTATGGATTGAAGAGAGATAGAACCCATATTTCATTAAAGGAGACGATAAACATGCCCGAAAATAAAAAGATCGTTCTCGAACCGGCAGCGCAGAAATTTGCCGATGACAATGCAAAGCCCCCTTTCCTTCCTGACCTCGGTCCTGAAAAGGGCCGAGAAACGGTGGATACCGTTCAGTCCGGTGAAATAAAAAAACCGGAGGCCAATATCCAGGATCTCTCTGTTCCCGGCGGACCCAAAGGTGAGGTTCCGATCCGAATTGTTCGTCCGGTTAACTCTTCTGCTTCATCACTTCCTGTTATCTTATACATTCACGGGGCCGGCTGGGTATTCGGCAACAGCCATACTCATGACCGGCTCATTCGTGAACTGGCGGCCGGCGCGAATGCGGCCGTTGTTTTCCCGGAATACAGCCTGTCTCCGGAAGCCAAGTATCCTACAGCGATTGAGGAAATTTATACGGTGCTGGAATGGATCTCTAAGCATGGATCTGAACATGGTCTTGACGGGGGCCGATTGACTGTAGCCGGGGACAGTGTCGGAGGTAATATGACTGCGGCCATAACGCTGATGGCCAAAGAACGCAAAGGCCCGGCAATCAGCAAGCAGCTGCTGTTCTATCCGGTAACCGATGCTTCATTCGATACGGAATCGTATCACCAGTTCGCCGAAGGTTATTTCCTTCAGTGTGAAGGGATGAAATGGTTCTGGGATCAATATACAACAGATCCGCAGGAACGGGCTCAGATTACCGCTTCCCCGCTGCGGGCCAGCCTGGAGCAGCTCAGCGGTTTGCCGGAAGCCCTGATTATTACAGGAGAAGCCGATGTGCTGCGGGACGAAGGCGAAGCCTATGCCGCCAAACTGCGTGAAGCGGGCGTCCCGGTAACAGCGGCCCGGTTTCAAGGCATCATCCATGACTTTGTCATGCTGAATGCGCTCGCGGATACGAATGCCAACAAAGGAGCACTGCTCTTGGCAACAGCGTGGCTGCGGCAATAGTGCTTAAAGTAACAAAATATATGTAACGTGAAATCAGGCCAGCTTCGGGTGTACTCCGAAGCTGGCCTGATGCCTTAAAAACGGCTTAATTACAGTAAAGTGTGCAGCTGCTAAGCAGTTATTTTTACACCTAAAATATTTAACCGCCTTCCCGCACAAATCCGCTGAAGCTGTAGCCTGGGTTAGTTCCGATTGTTATTTACGCTGACTGTAAAATTCCGCCGCTTTGACCAGCATGTCCTTCAACGAACTGAAGGAAGTCGTATGACTGACATGCTCATTCAACTGATCCTGGGGCAAGGATTTCAAATCCTCCGCCGAAGATGCAGAGAAACCTCCGCTTTGCAGCAGCTCCTGCAGTGACTCAAAAGGTGTAAACTGTTGCAGAAACGATCCCGATAACAACTGATCCAAAGGGAGTTTCTCCATCAATTGATCCAGCGGCAGCTGATCTAGTGGCAGCTTTTGCAGCAGTTCGCCCACTCCGCCTTCTTTAACCGTATCCACCAGACCTTGTATTTTCTCACCGAATCCTCCGAAATTGAATCCCATAACGAGCCCTCCTATTAAATCTTTAGTTGCCCCTTATTACCCCAATCTGGACCGGTTGAAATATTAGTTTACATATTAATTATTATGTTAACTAATAAACAACTTCCTTATTTTAGAAACTTATTAAGCATTTATACGTCTAACTAATATGAACATTCACAAGGAGATGACTCTTTTGCCACAAGTAAAAACAATTCTCACATCACTTCTCGCTGTTTCCCTATTATCATCCGGTACCACCCTAATGTTGCAAGGAATGGCTACAGACACCGCCTATGCAGCATCCAGCGCCACTTCTGTGAAAGCCGCCAAGGACACCTCTCTCCCTTTGAAGTGGTCTGTCGCAACAGATGGCATTGGCATGTATGACAAGCTGCCCATCTTAAATGGAATCCTCTTTTATACCGCCAATAATACACTGTACGCCAAAAATATAGCTACCGGCCAAGTGAAATGGTCCTACAAAAACGGCGGGGAGCCGCAGATCCTTACGAACAGTTCCATCTTCTTTATCGATAATAACGAACAGCTCGTAAAAGTATCCGCTGACACGGGGAAGCTGCTGTGGAAGGTTAAAGTGTCAAAGCGACCGATAGAAGTCGGAGCACAGGCCCGCCTGATTAACGGAAAAGTATATTTCTCCAATGAAAGCGGCGGCGTAGCTGCCTATCATCCGGTGACAGGCAAGAAAATATGGGAGAATACGAATATCCCCATGTATGTAGGCACCATTTACGGAGAATATAAAGGCGTTCTCGTCGTCTCCAGCACCGTCGATAATACACGCACACAATTTTACGGACTAGATCTTGCTACTGGGAAGAAGTTATGGAGAACTGAGGGCTTATATAGTTATGTAGGTGTTCAGGAGGGACATTTGGTTCTGCGGAAACAAGTCAAAGAACAATACGATGCTGAAGCCACTCCCGTTCCGGGTCATCTATTGACACTGGTCCAATTGGACCC carries:
- the tnpA gene encoding IS200/IS605 family transposase, giving the protein MGGSSLAHTRWDCSCPIIFIPKFRRKVFFKEIRKEVGEILRTLCEYKNVELVKGSISADHVHMYVKIPPKLSVSEFMGYLKGKAH
- a CDS encoding DUF3852 domain-containing protein, which translates into the protein MEGGNPDESKTKMAGIAGTLVLLGLLCFCVAAYAAPSGDVSGAIESTWNDASAQIKSVVNKVVFPAIDLILAVFFFVKLGTDYFDYRKHGQFEWAAPAILFACLVFMLTAPLYIWGILGM
- a CDS encoding alpha/beta hydrolase, which produces MKIQNIKIGNIPSIIWGDRSDKVYVHVHGKMSCKEHARDFAEIAVKKGYQTLSFDLPEHGERKDSSYRCDIWNGINDLTLIGDYAFSNWDHVSLFGCSLGAYFSLNAYTNSNFVNCLFQSPVLNMEYLIKQMFNWFDVTEEQLRIQKEIVTSVDLLRWDYYKFVKEHPVKKWNIPTSILYGRKDSMQSLEIVKDFAKSHDCKLEISQNSDHPFMQKEDVKIVHAWLEENI
- a CDS encoding VOC family protein, with amino-acid sequence MIQSIVHIALVVKDYDEAITFYTEKLNFTVIEDTYQPEQDKRWVVISPPGSTGTTILLARASKSEQEPFIGNQAGGRVFLFLNTDDFWRDYQEMNAKGIEFVREPQEQSYGTVAVFKDLYGNLWDLLELKEDHPISKRMIVR
- a CDS encoding tyrosine-type recombinase/integrase; this encodes MNELGTDYEEELEAFLIWMKDAGFTAYTQKSYLADVREFLGSLNGRSLESVKKLQVVSYLTSVRERGVSDATRNRKHASVNCLFKALIELEMLTTNPAAGIKKSKTEKNREPVYLDEVDLQRFLSAVEGKYRSRNLAVFLLMSYMGLRVGEVHTLNLSDYNAERLTLRVFGKGRKWRNVPVPEAVAPFLQQALNERLTPWLSKEEAMFISQKGRRLSIRGIQGIAADTFSRFQREVPTVHRRPYSSHKLRHSFATMLLRKGADLRTVQELLGHSSIQTTTVYTHITSREKEEAMSRLQVQLEPFI
- a CDS encoding LysR family transcriptional regulator yields the protein MESRHLFTFLVVVEVGSFTRAAQKLDYAQSSITAQIQALEAELGQPLFDRISKKIILTDAGRRLLPYAQEIHRMHSLAQNALSAENEVSGVLRIGAPESLAAFRLPGIIKEFRGQYPQVQITLKPGVCWELAESVRSGELDLAFLLQPEAEFKDLCSETLIHEEMTLIAPPDHPLLQQESVEPQHLKNETILFTETGCTYRILFERHLNSQGVFPDPKLEFWSIEAIKQCVMSGLGISFLPLISVRSELADGKLARLNWNDESQRVATQTVYHQKKWKSPALHEFLLTVEKHAVKWRNTNKGVLNSVVQ
- a CDS encoding APC family permease, yielding MKETPTLQRNIGMPQAIALYIGAVLGSGVLIVPGLAAEMAGPASLLAWGFMTLMILPLALSMGLLSAKFPNAGGVSHFVTLAFGPKAGALVGWFFLMSVPIGGPVAALTGAGYMTAAMGWGDGARIAIAAVMLAIGLITNWMGMQVAGKVQIAVVIAIITVLVFSFATALPRMESTHFTPFVPHGWLSIGQAAAILFWCFIGWEAVSHLSEEFKDPQRAAVKGVTIAAIIVGVLYFLSALATVGTQSYLRGGADSSLVWIISQPLGAWGGFIAGLTGLFICTATIIAYSSAASRVAFALSRQGYAPKWMGRLSSRYKTPTGAIGFLLLCFAAVLLLYGSGLLSITTLIQFPNATFILTYIGGCAAGIRLLKGNRLGITISWISFIATLAVFPFTGWAILYPLLITIVFIVVTVLGNNRRSGSGYSQTLEHR
- a CDS encoding DUF4179 domain-containing protein, which codes for MRFYNSREDEDPGNVSAGLQQEATQLLQANKPSIQFEDIWDRHNAGIAGASVGQRAFSPFLKWSIGIGAALIVASGLVIGAGFISPKVAEALRSIPFLECLYDKGVDTTDLSRIDAHNLTESINVSTEDHGIVFKVVNIYYDGIQLVLNYEVEFPESSPKLTQEQAAVYYELSFAGINPSSIYTQDFTITGEHTFVGTTRLNFGNEDLPEQLKLKMAVDCIGTTRGNWDITLLLDKKKSKEMTQIIYPEGIGFTYGKEEYTVQKLTLGPVMSQVVVKKQNPYYQFNAKLEDDIGTMYGDQGGDGATPDYFYFNFSPFTELNPKPEYVTLKLTEPVHNEDIVQTEERKQLNGVYPLVLHGNHGGKVTITNIQYEEKQTVVTYEASQPDSQDTWLTIENEEGEIKSSRGQPVRISRDSLTFQLTFPPLKKSDKLQIVAHPFRYLDNVQQFELRIPLKWNE
- a CDS encoding RNA polymerase sigma factor translates to MKDYPITEQQAREMFEEHSAYVYGIALMITKQRALADDITQETFLRAFAKRHLYHSSKPLRPWLYRITVNIARTMLRKKTWSQLFAGTPSLDAADDSAESIALQSESDQLLWAAVSRLSQKQREVVTLHYYAALPLPETASVLGIPLGTCKSRLHAALEKLRQYCELEPELHTLKEGLK
- a CDS encoding alpha/beta hydrolase; translated protein: MPENKKIVLEPAAQKFADDNAKPPFLPDLGPEKGRETVDTVQSGEIKKPEANIQDLSVPGGPKGEVPIRIVRPVNSSASSLPVILYIHGAGWVFGNSHTHDRLIRELAAGANAAVVFPEYSLSPEAKYPTAIEEIYTVLEWISKHGSEHGLDGGRLTVAGDSVGGNMTAAITLMAKERKGPAISKQLLFYPVTDASFDTESYHQFAEGYFLQCEGMKWFWDQYTTDPQERAQITASPLRASLEQLSGLPEALIITGEADVLRDEGEAYAAKLREAGVPVTAARFQGIIHDFVMLNALADTNANKGALLLATAWLRQ